A part of Chloroflexota bacterium genomic DNA contains:
- a CDS encoding sugar transferase — MAAVALFFALYYWAAGDAWMEFSLEFITQRPPVWFFMLPFFWIILLVELYDMHRASKPVDTLKGIGLATLINGLAYLLIYFTSPPNSLPRRGVAVFIIAVALLTLAWRMIYIRIFTAPALQRRVLIVGAGKAGQAIVNVIDAQSPEPFFMAGLIDDDESLKGTQVGQYTVLGDSQDLPRIIEEQEITDLILAITGKMHGRMFQAILAAQEQGVNLTSMPVIYEEILSRVPIFLLEAEWIVRSFVEKAHTGLAYQLSKRLIDFAGGLIGFMIMASLFPLIALAIILESGFPIFLQQERLCRGGQSFNIIKFRTMKVDAEKDGQARMTEENDDRVTKVGWFLRKTHLDELPQFINVIRGEVSLVGPRAERPQMVEQFQKALPFYRARLLVKPGITGWAQINQKYAGNVKETAIKLEYDLYYIEHRTILMDIAIILRTVGSVIGFKGQ; from the coding sequence ATGGCAGCCGTAGCGCTGTTTTTTGCGCTCTATTACTGGGCGGCTGGTGATGCCTGGATGGAATTCTCCCTGGAATTCATCACCCAAAGGCCTCCTGTTTGGTTCTTCATGCTGCCGTTCTTCTGGATTATCCTGCTGGTCGAGTTGTATGATATGCACCGGGCCAGCAAGCCCGTGGATACTTTGAAGGGAATCGGGTTGGCAACCCTGATCAATGGGCTTGCCTATCTGCTGATCTATTTCACATCCCCACCCAACTCACTCCCCCGCCGGGGTGTCGCAGTCTTCATTATCGCCGTCGCCCTCCTTACCCTTGCCTGGCGGATGATTTATATCCGGATTTTTACCGCACCTGCCCTTCAACGGCGGGTGTTGATCGTTGGTGCAGGGAAAGCCGGTCAGGCCATCGTGAATGTGATTGATGCGCAATCACCAGAGCCGTTCTTTATGGCAGGGCTGATAGACGATGACGAATCACTAAAGGGAACCCAAGTTGGTCAATATACTGTTCTCGGTGATAGTCAGGATCTACCTCGAATCATTGAAGAACAGGAAATCACCGACCTGATCCTGGCCATCACGGGAAAAATGCACGGCCGAATGTTCCAGGCAATTCTCGCGGCCCAAGAACAGGGTGTCAACCTGACCTCCATGCCGGTGATCTATGAAGAAATTCTTTCCCGCGTTCCCATTTTCCTGCTCGAAGCGGAATGGATCGTGCGATCGTTCGTGGAGAAAGCCCACACTGGCCTGGCCTATCAGCTTTCCAAACGGTTAATTGACTTTGCTGGGGGCTTGATCGGTTTCATGATTATGGCGTCCCTTTTCCCGCTGATAGCGCTCGCTATCATTCTCGAATCCGGCTTCCCCATCTTCCTCCAGCAGGAAAGGCTCTGCCGAGGTGGACAATCCTTCAATATCATTAAATTCCGCACCATGAAGGTGGATGCCGAAAAAGATGGCCAGGCACGGATGACCGAAGAAAACGACGATAGGGTCACCAAGGTAGGTTGGTTCCTACGAAAAACGCATCTGGATGAACTCCCCCAATTTATCAATGTCATTCGGGGTGAAGTCAGCCTGGTGGGCCCTCGGGCCGAAAGGCCGCAGATGGTGGAGCAATTTCAAAAAGCCCTGCCCTTCTACCGGGCACGTCTATTGGTCAAACCGGGCATCACCGGCTGGGCTCAGATCAATCAAAAATATGCCGGGAACGTCAAAGAAACCGCCATCAAACTGGAATACGATCTCTATTATATTGAGCACCGCACCATCCTTATGGATATCGCCATCATCCTGCGCACCGTGGGATCGGTCATCGGTTTTAAAGGCCAATAA
- a CDS encoding glycosyltransferase family 2 protein: protein MTNTLKRQVSVIIPCYNEQRTIKPLLDGLLGQSFPAENMEVVIADGGSNDGTQAAIAEWQAEHPELQVVLIEDHTHSIPAALNSAIKASHGEIIVRLDAHSKPHDEYVARSVAALEAGLGQNVGGVWDIQPGSDNWIGRSIAAAAGHPIGVGDARYRFTDQAGTVDTVPFGAFKCELIDKIGLYDETLLANEDYEFNARVRESGGQVWLDPQIRSAYFARHNLRALARQYWRYGYWKRQMLRRYPQTLRWRQALPPLFVLGLAILLVASPFLGLARWALSGILAIYAFVLLLAGIQLGIRKKDTAVLIGVPLAIATMHFSWGTGFLWSQVSPPKS, encoded by the coding sequence ATGACTAACACACTGAAACGCCAAGTCTCTGTAATCATTCCCTGTTATAACGAACAGCGGACCATTAAGCCTCTACTGGATGGCTTATTGGGCCAATCCTTCCCTGCCGAAAATATGGAGGTCGTCATTGCAGATGGCGGCTCCAACGACGGCACCCAGGCAGCCATCGCTGAATGGCAGGCTGAACATCCCGAGCTGCAAGTGGTCCTGATCGAAGATCACACCCACAGCATCCCGGCAGCCCTCAATTCCGCCATCAAAGCCTCGCACGGTGAGATCATCGTACGGCTGGATGCCCATTCCAAACCCCATGATGAGTATGTCGCCCGTTCCGTCGCGGCATTGGAAGCCGGATTGGGTCAAAATGTCGGTGGCGTTTGGGATATCCAACCTGGCAGCGATAATTGGATTGGCCGAAGTATTGCCGCAGCCGCCGGACATCCAATCGGCGTGGGTGATGCTCGATATCGTTTCACCGATCAGGCCGGCACCGTGGATACCGTCCCGTTTGGCGCCTTCAAGTGCGAGCTGATTGACAAGATCGGCCTCTATGATGAAACCCTGCTCGCCAACGAAGATTACGAATTCAACGCCCGGGTGCGTGAATCGGGCGGTCAGGTCTGGCTCGATCCGCAGATCCGATCCGCCTATTTTGCCCGTCACAATCTGCGTGCGCTGGCACGTCAATATTGGCGCTATGGTTACTGGAAACGCCAAATGCTCCGTCGTTACCCGCAAACCCTGCGCTGGCGTCAGGCCTTGCCGCCTCTCTTTGTCCTCGGGCTGGCAATCCTGCTGGTGGCCTCCCCCTTCCTCGGTCTGGCACGCTGGGCCCTGAGCGGAATCCTGGCAATTTATGCCTTTGTCCTGCTTTTAGCGGGCATCCAACTGGGAATCCGGAAAAAAGACACCGCCGTGTTGATCGGAGTCCCTCTGGCAATCGCCACCATGCACTTTTCCTGGGGAACTGGGTTTCTTTGGAGCCAGGTTTCTCCCCCAAAATCGTAA
- a CDS encoding HAMP domain-containing histidine kinase: MFNSLRSRLWLTYALLIGLVLFVVGTAIVLVVYRGNIPLQQAAINLQALRVNALPRLQSVGDLDADILQTLLVNNTNQIRGRIVVLTNDGRVVADSLNVEGANLPEFGDTPILTEIGTLPNFYRDSAKQNWYYIIERINQDRLAFFAVSRPRFQIVTIFRDQYLAPLAQAGLLALLVAFILSLLMSRWITAPLRRISREARQVADGRAHPIPLEGPEEVRQLAASFNTMTHQVQESQQSQKDFIANVSHELKTPLTSIQGFARAIQDGTAHSPEELAQAADVIGMETARMHRLVQDLLTLTKLEAGSIAFSFETLDINPLLDAAQHKFTPRTEAAGIQFDMRKSETPAFVYGDPDRLMQLLDNLLDNALKFTPAGGRITLRCELNGETVWIHVIDSGKGIPKDEQNRIFERFYQVDKARTGGEVRGYGLGLAICQQIVQAHDGELSVTSQPGEGSHFVVKIPLQQ; this comes from the coding sequence ATGTTTAATTCTCTGCGTTCCCGCTTGTGGTTGACCTACGCCCTGCTGATCGGCTTGGTGCTGTTTGTGGTGGGCACAGCTATCGTGCTGGTGGTCTACCGCGGCAATATCCCGCTTCAACAAGCCGCCATCAACCTACAAGCCCTGCGGGTCAATGCCCTGCCCAGGCTGCAATCCGTGGGCGACCTGGACGCAGATATCCTCCAAACCTTACTCGTCAATAACACCAACCAAATCCGCGGGCGGATCGTGGTGCTAACCAATGACGGACGGGTGGTGGCCGATTCACTGAATGTGGAAGGTGCTAACCTGCCCGAATTTGGCGACACACCAATCCTCACGGAAATTGGCACCCTGCCGAATTTTTATCGCGATTCCGCAAAACAGAATTGGTATTACATCATCGAGCGGATCAACCAAGACCGACTAGCCTTTTTTGCAGTCAGCCGCCCCCGTTTTCAAATTGTCACCATCTTCCGCGATCAATACCTGGCCCCCCTTGCACAGGCTGGTCTGCTTGCACTGCTGGTAGCCTTCATCCTGTCATTGCTCATGTCGCGCTGGATCACAGCGCCCTTACGGCGAATCAGCCGGGAAGCCCGGCAGGTTGCCGATGGCCGCGCCCATCCTATCCCGCTGGAAGGGCCCGAAGAAGTCCGCCAACTGGCCGCCTCTTTCAATACCATGACCCACCAGGTGCAGGAAAGCCAGCAATCCCAAAAGGACTTCATCGCCAATGTTTCGCATGAACTCAAGACGCCGCTGACCTCCATCCAGGGGTTCGCCCGCGCCATTCAGGATGGCACCGCCCATTCCCCCGAAGAGCTGGCCCAGGCTGCGGATGTGATCGGCATGGAAACCGCCCGAATGCATCGCCTGGTCCAGGACCTGTTGACCCTGACCAAGCTGGAAGCCGGATCCATCGCCTTTTCATTTGAGACATTGGATATCAACCCGCTTTTGGACGCCGCCCAACATAAATTCACACCCCGAACGGAAGCTGCCGGTATTCAATTTGACATGCGAAAATCAGAAACCCCCGCTTTTGTCTACGGTGACCCGGACCGCCTGATGCAGCTGCTGGATAACCTTCTGGATAACGCCCTGAAGTTCACGCCCGCTGGTGGAAGAATCACCCTTCGCTGCGAACTCAATGGAGAAACAGTGTGGATCCATGTAATTGACTCAGGAAAGGGAATCCCCAAGGACGAGCAAAACCGAATCTTCGAGCGCTTTTACCAGGTGGATAAAGCCCGGACAGGCGGAGAGGTCCGCGGCTACGGGCTGGGCCTGGCTATCTGCCAGCAAATCGTCCAGGCCCACGACGGAGAGCTTTCCGTCACAAGTCAACCTGGGGAAGGCAGTCATTTTGTGGTAAAAATACCTCTACAACAATGA
- a CDS encoding response regulator transcription factor: MDKQQILVVDDEPNIVQLARLYLERDGYAVSSVGNGQKALDAVRSQHPDLVVLDVMLPQVDGFEVCRRLRAEDNSVPIIMVTARDDDIDKILGLELGADDYLTKPFNPRELVARVRAVLRRGVPPQLQAAEEPLQIGDLEINLAGREIRINGNLIELRTQEFEVLKVLAENKGIVLSREQLLSKAWGYDFYGQTRTVDVHIAQLRRKIAASEIQIETVTGIGYKLVV; encoded by the coding sequence ATGGATAAGCAACAAATTCTGGTCGTGGATGACGAACCCAATATTGTTCAACTGGCGCGGCTCTACCTCGAACGCGATGGTTACGCCGTAAGCTCCGTTGGCAACGGTCAAAAAGCACTGGACGCTGTACGCAGCCAACATCCCGACCTGGTGGTTTTAGATGTAATGCTTCCGCAGGTGGATGGCTTTGAAGTCTGCCGGCGCCTGCGTGCGGAAGACAACTCCGTACCGATCATCATGGTCACCGCTCGTGATGATGATATCGACAAGATCCTAGGACTGGAACTTGGCGCGGATGACTACCTGACCAAGCCCTTCAATCCCCGTGAGCTGGTTGCACGGGTGCGGGCTGTCCTGCGCCGGGGCGTCCCACCTCAACTGCAGGCCGCTGAAGAGCCGCTTCAAATTGGTGATCTGGAAATAAATCTCGCCGGACGTGAAATCCGCATCAACGGCAACCTAATAGAACTGCGTACGCAGGAGTTTGAAGTCCTAAAAGTCCTGGCCGAAAACAAGGGTATCGTCCTCAGCCGTGAACAACTGCTGAGCAAAGCCTGGGGCTATGACTTCTATGGTCAGACCCGGACCGTTGATGTGCACATCGCCCAGCTGCGCCGCAAGATCGCAGCCAGTGAAATCCAAATCGAGACGGTCACCGGCATCGGCTATAAGCTGGTTGTCTGA
- a CDS encoding RidA family protein: MSHQKKVIVTENAPAAIGPYSAGVSTGHLVFTAGQLGIDPATGDLVEGGIETQTRQALTNLKAVLEAAGTGLDQVIKTTVFLKDINEFGLMNAIYGEFFTSNFPARSAFQVGALPKGAAVEIEAVALLPKGEK; the protein is encoded by the coding sequence ATGAGCCATCAAAAGAAGGTTATCGTCACAGAAAACGCTCCCGCCGCCATTGGACCTTATTCCGCTGGTGTCAGCACAGGGCATCTGGTCTTCACCGCCGGTCAGCTGGGCATAGATCCCGCCACCGGTGATCTGGTTGAGGGCGGCATTGAAACCCAAACCCGCCAGGCGCTCACCAACCTGAAAGCCGTTCTTGAGGCAGCCGGCACCGGTTTGGATCAGGTCATCAAGACCACAGTCTTTCTGAAGGATATCAATGAATTCGGCTTGATGAACGCCATCTATGGCGAATTCTTCACCTCCAATTTCCCCGCCCGTTCAGCCTTCCAGGTTGGCGCGCTGCCCAAAGGCGCAGCAGTGGAAATTGAAGCCGTGGCCCTCCTGCCCAAAGGAGAGAAGTAG
- a CDS encoding creatininase family protein: MRFEDTNWMGVEEYLKKDDRVMLVLGACEQHGYLSLLTDVKIPQKLGEAASKASGVLLAPPLNFGCSPYFLSYPGTINLRLHTYLDLVEDILRSLYGAGFHKVLILNGHGGNTPVRSHLVELANELPDLMMRWYAWWTRPVVAQISQENGLINQHANWEEAFDFTIVSDMPKEIKSVPKSSGYIHGKDAIRKIYDDGMYGGAYQADPAIMQEIFDACLAEILEWLKFE, encoded by the coding sequence ATGCGTTTTGAAGACACCAACTGGATGGGTGTTGAGGAATATCTCAAAAAAGACGATCGGGTGATGCTCGTTCTTGGCGCATGCGAACAACATGGCTATTTGAGCCTGCTTACGGATGTCAAGATTCCTCAAAAGCTGGGCGAGGCTGCCAGCAAAGCCAGCGGTGTGCTCCTGGCGCCACCCCTCAATTTCGGCTGCTCACCCTACTTTCTCTCCTATCCCGGAACGATCAACCTGCGCCTGCACACCTATCTTGATCTGGTCGAAGACATCCTCCGCTCGCTCTACGGCGCTGGGTTCCACAAAGTGCTGATCCTCAACGGTCACGGCGGCAATACCCCGGTGCGATCCCACCTCGTGGAATTGGCAAATGAACTGCCGGACCTGATGATGCGCTGGTATGCCTGGTGGACGCGCCCGGTAGTGGCACAGATCAGCCAGGAGAACGGCCTCATTAACCAGCACGCCAATTGGGAAGAAGCCTTCGATTTCACCATCGTGTCCGATATGCCCAAGGAGATCAAATCTGTGCCGAAATCCAGCGGTTATATCCACGGCAAAGATGCCATCCGGAAAATCTATGACGATGGGATGTATGGCGGCGCTTATCAGGCTGACCCTGCCATCATGCAGGAAATTTTCGATGCCTGTCTGGCGGAAATCCTGGAATGGCTGAAGTTTGAATAG
- a CDS encoding leucine--tRNA ligase: MSDPTSIPTYKPEEIEPKWQSRWDADSLYHSDIDPDKPKFYALTMLPYPSGDLHIGHWYAMTPSDSRARFKRMQGFNVMFPMGFDAFGLPAENAAIQRSIHPKQWTYSNIDNMRRQLRSMGAMFDWRREAVSADPEYYKWTQWFFTQFFKNDLAYQKDAPVDFCPHCNTTLAREQVQGEDRHCERCGTQVIKKNLRQWFFRITNYADELLDFSEMDWPEQVQTLQTNWINRSEGASVVFTTEDGDEIEVFTTRPDTLWGATFMVLAPEHPLVEKLTTPEQKDTVEAYQQEAKLMGDIQREAADREKTGVFTGGYAINPVNDEKIPIWIADYVLMSYGTGAIMAVPSHDQRDFEFARKYDLPIIIVIQPDDMGPIAVEDMTEAVPAKGSMVNSGPLTGTPGDQAFDKAIAYIEERNVGKRAVNYRLRDWLISRQRYWGAPIPIIHCEKCGAVPVPDEDLPVLLPEDVEWLPTGESPLKLHPTWRFTTCPVCGGKAERETDTMDTFMCSSWYHLRYLSPDYDQGPFDPKEYDYWMPVDIYTGGIEHATMHLIYTRFFHKALRDLGITKGKEPMLQLRNQGMVLGEDNEKMSKSRGNVISPDDLVADYGADTVRAYLMFFARWELGAPWNSSGIEGSARWLRKVWYNFLEPVDNANTADKETLKVLRRKVHQTLASVTHDFETFNFNTIVSGLMELQNEMTTAKANGAFGSEAWKEAESIYVRMMAPITPHIAEELWEKTGHDYSVHTQLWPEVDEAATKEDEITLIIQVNGKLRDRIVMPVDVKEEDAKAAALASENVIAYLEGKAPRKVIYVPGRLVNIVI; encoded by the coding sequence ATGTCAGACCCGACCAGTATTCCAACTTATAAACCTGAAGAGATTGAGCCCAAGTGGCAAAGCCGCTGGGATGCCGACAGTCTCTACCATTCGGACATCGACCCGGACAAGCCCAAGTTCTATGCTCTCACGATGCTGCCCTACCCCTCCGGCGACCTGCACATCGGTCACTGGTATGCCATGACGCCCTCCGATTCCCGGGCACGCTTCAAGCGGATGCAAGGCTTCAACGTGATGTTCCCGATGGGCTTCGATGCCTTCGGGCTGCCGGCTGAAAACGCCGCCATCCAGCGCTCGATCCACCCCAAACAGTGGACCTACAGCAACATTGACAACATGCGCCGCCAGCTCCGCTCGATGGGCGCCATGTTCGATTGGCGCCGGGAAGCCGTCTCGGCCGACCCTGAATATTACAAATGGACCCAATGGTTCTTCACCCAGTTCTTCAAGAACGACCTGGCCTATCAAAAAGACGCCCCGGTCGATTTCTGCCCCCATTGCAACACCACTCTGGCTCGCGAGCAGGTGCAAGGCGAAGACCGGCACTGTGAACGCTGCGGCACCCAGGTCATCAAGAAAAACCTGCGCCAGTGGTTCTTCCGCATCACCAACTACGCCGATGAACTGCTGGATTTCTCCGAGATGGATTGGCCCGAACAGGTCCAAACCCTCCAGACCAACTGGATCAACCGCTCCGAAGGCGCTTCCGTGGTCTTCACCACCGAAGACGGCGATGAAATTGAAGTCTTCACCACCCGGCCCGACACGCTCTGGGGCGCCACCTTCATGGTTCTGGCGCCGGAACACCCTCTGGTGGAAAAGCTGACCACACCCGAGCAAAAAGATACCGTTGAAGCCTACCAACAGGAAGCCAAACTGATGGGCGACATACAGCGTGAGGCCGCCGACCGTGAAAAGACCGGTGTCTTCACCGGCGGTTATGCCATCAACCCGGTCAACGACGAGAAAATCCCGATCTGGATTGCCGACTACGTCCTGATGAGCTACGGCACCGGTGCGATCATGGCTGTCCCCTCGCACGATCAGCGCGACTTTGAATTCGCTCGTAAATACGATCTGCCGATCATCATTGTCATCCAACCGGACGATATGGGCCCCATCGCTGTGGAAGATATGACCGAAGCAGTTCCCGCCAAGGGCTCAATGGTCAATTCCGGTCCACTGACCGGCACTCCCGGTGATCAGGCCTTCGATAAGGCAATTGCTTATATTGAAGAACGAAACGTAGGAAAGCGCGCTGTGAACTACCGCCTGCGTGACTGGCTGATTTCCCGCCAGCGCTATTGGGGCGCGCCGATCCCGATCATCCACTGCGAGAAGTGTGGCGCGGTGCCGGTGCCTGATGAGGATCTGCCCGTATTGCTGCCTGAGGATGTCGAGTGGCTGCCCACCGGTGAAAGCCCCCTGAAGCTGCACCCGACCTGGCGCTTCACGACCTGCCCGGTCTGCGGCGGCAAGGCTGAACGCGAAACTGATACCATGGACACCTTCATGTGCTCCTCCTGGTACCACCTGCGCTACCTGAGCCCTGACTACGATCAAGGCCCCTTTGATCCGAAGGAATATGACTATTGGATGCCCGTGGATATCTACACCGGCGGGATTGAACATGCCACCATGCATCTGATCTACACCCGCTTCTTCCACAAGGCCCTCCGTGACCTGGGCATCACCAAAGGCAAGGAGCCCATGCTGCAGTTGCGCAACCAGGGCATGGTGCTGGGCGAGGACAACGAGAAGATGTCCAAGAGCCGCGGCAACGTGATCTCCCCAGATGACCTGGTGGCCGATTATGGCGCCGACACCGTCCGGGCCTACCTGATGTTCTTTGCCCGTTGGGAACTGGGTGCCCCCTGGAACAGCAGCGGCATCGAAGGCAGTGCCCGCTGGCTGCGCAAGGTTTGGTACAACTTCCTCGAGCCGGTGGATAATGCCAACACAGCGGATAAGGAGACCCTCAAGGTCCTGCGCCGCAAGGTCCATCAAACCCTGGCCTCCGTCACCCACGATTTCGAGACCTTCAACTTCAACACGATCGTATCTGGCCTGATGGAACTTCAAAACGAAATGACCACCGCCAAAGCCAATGGCGCATTTGGCAGCGAGGCCTGGAAGGAAGCCGAGAGCATCTACGTGCGCATGATGGCTCCCATCACCCCACATATCGCCGAGGAACTCTGGGAAAAGACCGGGCATGACTACTCGGTGCACACCCAGCTGTGGCCCGAAGTCGATGAAGCCGCCACCAAAGAAGACGAGATCACCCTGATCATTCAGGTGAACGGCAAGCTGCGTGATCGCATTGTGATGCCGGTGGACGTCAAGGAAGAAGATGCCAAAGCCGCCGCCCTGGCCAGTGAGAACGTGATCGCCTATCTGGAGGGCAAGGCCCCCCGCAAGGTGATCTATGTGCCCGGCCGGCTGGTCAACATCGTGATCTAA
- a CDS encoding LysE family transporter, whose protein sequence is MGGLYGYKCTLPYMLGMVSGFFMMLTLNGLVFGFLIEKIPAFEVGLRIAGALYILWLTWHTLRASYTFDEEQTKPLGFGAI, encoded by the coding sequence ATGGGCGGGCTCTATGGGTATAAATGCACCCTGCCGTATATGCTGGGGATGGTTTCGGGCTTCTTCATGATGCTGACCCTCAATGGACTGGTCTTTGGTTTCCTGATTGAAAAGATCCCTGCTTTCGAGGTCGGCTTGCGGATTGCCGGGGCGTTGTATATTCTCTGGCTGACCTGGCACACCCTGCGGGCGAGTTACACCTTTGACGAGGAACAGACCAAACCACTAGGTTTCGGCGCTATCTGA
- a CDS encoding endonuclease domain-containing protein, with protein sequence MSSNNKHNDKLTPLAQQLRKNMTKEERHLWYDFLKQLPITVNRQKVIGRYIVDFYCASSKLAIELDGSQHFDNVRKSIDLERDNYFHGLGITVKRYSNNEVSEDFEAVCNDIRYFLFPEEK encoded by the coding sequence ATGAGCTCCAATAACAAACATAATGACAAACTCACCCCTCTAGCTCAACAGCTTCGAAAGAATATGACCAAAGAAGAACGCCATCTTTGGTATGACTTTCTGAAACAGCTCCCTATTACAGTTAACCGCCAAAAAGTCATCGGCAGATATATTGTGGATTTCTATTGTGCCAGTTCGAAGTTGGCGATTGAACTGGATGGCTCGCAACACTTTGATAATGTTAGAAAATCAATAGATTTAGAACGAGATAATTACTTTCATGGTCTTGGGATTACTGTCAAGAGATATTCGAACAATGAGGTGAGCGAGGATTTCGAAGCAGTTTGTAATGACATCCGCTATTTTCTCTTTCCCGAAGAGAAATAA
- a CDS encoding GNAT family N-acetyltransferase, with translation MDKAEFTRIKQQAEKFTHSSFFYAEFEELNDCALIADNDELILVQGENHENRSQQYLWAADSVDMLIPALAEEGPYLLTFVPRAWVSTLNAAGLKVRSIWHDYFRPNLDDIEEHPNIAFDFLSADETDAASEITLECRRQSRGFTGQTPDWLRQWLTNNDAVTHPAILTYRLPDGELAGILCTGLYGQDQKNGPIIWIREVAVRPAHQGKGIGRHLLTQALQYGKHHGARKAFLAVDEENTSAIHLYESMGFVASEEEGEINMVKAAI, from the coding sequence TTGGATAAAGCCGAATTCACCAGGATCAAACAACAGGCCGAGAAATTTACGCATTCCTCCTTTTTTTACGCTGAATTTGAAGAATTGAATGACTGCGCTCTGATTGCGGATAATGACGAGCTGATTTTAGTGCAGGGTGAAAACCATGAAAACCGGTCTCAACAATACCTGTGGGCCGCAGACAGTGTCGATATGCTGATACCGGCCTTGGCGGAAGAAGGCCCATATCTGCTGACCTTTGTCCCCCGCGCCTGGGTATCGACATTGAACGCTGCCGGCTTGAAAGTCAGAAGCATCTGGCATGACTACTTCAGGCCCAATCTGGATGATATTGAGGAACACCCCAATATCGCGTTCGACTTTTTATCCGCAGATGAAACCGATGCAGCTTCCGAAATTACCCTGGAATGCCGGAGGCAGAGCAGGGGCTTCACTGGTCAGACACCGGACTGGCTCAGGCAATGGTTGACCAATAATGACGCCGTGACCCACCCTGCCATATTGACCTACCGGCTTCCTGATGGCGAGTTGGCAGGCATTTTATGCACCGGCTTATATGGGCAGGATCAAAAGAATGGGCCGATCATCTGGATCAGAGAAGTCGCTGTAAGACCCGCCCACCAGGGGAAAGGCATCGGCCGCCACCTGCTGACCCAGGCCCTGCAATATGGTAAACACCATGGTGCGAGGAAAGCATTTCTCGCCGTGGATGAGGAAAACACCAGCGCCATTCACTTGTACGAATCGATGGGGTTTGTTGCAAGTGAGGAGGAGGGAGAGATTAATATGGTTAAGGCTGCGATATAG
- a CDS encoding alpha/beta hydrolase produces the protein MKNIYLYGANCTKAVWDDLQLILDNPENLIIEYPHEITEKAETISDIAQWAYDTYGKDLNCNCLIGHSMGGLIALELVTKFGVRCEKVILIESNLKPAEKFYRNLMTPENMAIHGAKIIPMIKGEAPFYSDELKQSLQTDFDFTDLIHNSTIEIHGIFGDRGEANYKDRISDLNLGKDIENNINFHFIQNSCHMPMVENPKALAAILRELC, from the coding sequence ATGAAAAACATCTATTTATACGGTGCCAATTGCACCAAAGCCGTCTGGGACGATCTTCAATTAATTTTGGATAATCCTGAGAATCTCATCATCGAATATCCCCATGAGATCACCGAAAAAGCTGAAACCATTTCAGACATCGCTCAATGGGCCTACGATACCTACGGCAAAGACCTGAACTGCAACTGCCTCATCGGTCACAGCATGGGTGGGCTGATTGCCCTTGAACTGGTGACTAAATTCGGTGTTCGCTGCGAAAAGGTGATCCTGATTGAGAGCAACCTCAAACCCGCCGAGAAATTCTATCGTAACCTGATGACACCAGAGAACATGGCCATCCATGGGGCAAAAATCATCCCGATGATCAAAGGCGAAGCGCCGTTTTACAGCGATGAACTCAAGCAATCCCTCCAAACCGACTTCGATTTCACCGATCTCATCCATAACAGCACCATCGAAATCCACGGGATCTTTGGTGACCGGGGAGAAGCCAATTACAAGGACCGCATCTCCGATTTGAACCTTGGCAAAGATATCGAAAACAACATCAACTTCCACTTCATCCAGAATTCCTGCCACATGCCTATGGTCGAAAACCCAAAAGCTCTGGCTGCCATCCTGCGAGAGCTCTGCTAA
- the plsY gene encoding glycerol-3-phosphate 1-O-acyltransferase PlsY encodes MNQTLLLIISVIVAYLIGSIPFGYLAAKWRGINIREVGSGNIGATNIARNLGWKLGAVVGVLDFMKSFVPVLIAQLLFDGIGDILLVSIMPIVGHIFPIWLNFRGGKGVASIFGLLGAYFGLPTFLGFLLAWFLVVKQVRLMSLVNLIVALLIPVVFWLKYAQLAFILFGVLLGGIIWITHRANIKRLLAGEENKITL; translated from the coding sequence ATGAATCAGACTTTACTTCTAATTATCAGTGTTATTGTGGCCTATTTGATTGGCTCGATCCCCTTTGGTTACCTGGCAGCCAAATGGCGGGGGATCAATATCCGTGAAGTGGGCAGCGGAAATATCGGCGCTACCAATATTGCCCGGAACCTGGGCTGGAAATTAGGCGCTGTGGTCGGTGTGCTGGATTTCATGAAGAGTTTTGTTCCAGTGTTGATCGCCCAATTGCTATTTGATGGCATAGGAGATATCTTGCTGGTATCCATTATGCCCATTGTCGGCCATATCTTCCCGATTTGGCTCAACTTCCGAGGCGGTAAGGGCGTGGCCTCGATCTTTGGCCTGCTGGGTGCCTATTTTGGCCTGCCGACCTTCCTGGGTTTTCTTTTGGCCTGGTTTTTGGTGGTCAAGCAGGTCCGTTTGATGAGCCTGGTGAATTTAATTGTAGCTTTGTTGATCCCGGTGGTGTTTTGGCTGAAGTATGCTCAACTGGCATTCATCCTGTTTGGTGTGCTGCTGGGTGGGATCATTTGGATCACCCACCGTGCAAATATCAAACGATTATTAGCTGGTGAAGAGAATAAGATCACCCTATAG